The Oceanispirochaeta sp. M1 DNA window AAAATCATCGGTAGAAGTATATTTGCCGATGGGCATCTCCAGATGGACATGTGTGTCCACAGCCCCCGGTGTGACAAGTCTGCCGGCCGCATCAATGACTCTTGCCCCTTCCAGATCCTGACCCAAGGCAGCGATCTTTCCATCCTTGATCCCTATATCACCCAGGGTGACAGAGGTAGATGTGATAATTTTTCCATTAGCTATGACCAGATCGAACATGAGCGGGCTCCCGAATTTGTTATCTTTACGATTATTATCTATCACTTTCAGTATTTTATCAAAGAATAATCATGAATCGGGACAGCCTTTTCAAATGCAGATATCCCACTGTCATGATATAATAATCACTTATTTACATATCTTGTATGAAAAAGACTGATCTGAATATTGAATACAGCAATGATGGAAAAAGGAACAGATTTTGAAAAAAAGAACTTTGGGAAAAACCGGATATAAAATCAGTGAAATAGGGCTGGGAACCTGGCAGCTGGGAGGCCGCTGGGGAGATCCTTATAAAGAAAAATCTGCACAGGCAATTCTGGAATCGGCTGTTGAAAACGGTCTGAACTTCATTGATACGGCAGATGTATACAACGATGGAATGAGTGAAGAATCCATCGGGACCTTCCTGAAATCTCAGAAGGATCGAATTTATGTTGCTACGAAATGCGGACGACAGATAAATCCTCATGTCAGTGAAGGCTACAGTCCTGAAGTGCTCACCCGCTATGTTGAGGACTCCCTGAAGCGGCTTCAACTGGAAACTCTGGATCTGATTCAACTCCATTGCCCTCCCACACAGGTCTACTACCGTCCGGAGATTTTTGAGACTTTTGACCGCCTGAAAGAACAGGGAAAGGTTCAGAACCTCGGTGTCAGCGTGGAAAAGATTGAAGAAGCTTCAAAAGCTATAGAATTTCCCAATGTGACAAGCGTACAGCTTATCTTCAATATGTTCCGTCACCGTCCTCTGGACTGGTTTTTTGACCTGGCAGCCAAGCGGAATGTGGGGATTATAGTCAGGGTGCCTCTGGCAAGCGGACTGCTTACAGGTAAGTTCAGCAGACAGAGTAGTTTTACTTCCGGAGATCATAGAAATTTCAACAGAGACGGCAAGGCTTTTGATAAGGGAGAAACCTTTTCCGGAGTCCCCTATGAGCTTGGACTGGATGCTGTAGAGCGTCTGAAAGAACTTTTCGGCCCTGAAATGAACCTGGCTCAGACAGCTTTGCGCTGGATACTCATGCATCCCCAGGTAAGTTCTGTAATTCCCGGAGCCTCCAGCCGGGAACAGATGAAAGGCAATGCCGCTGCTGCTGCAATGGCTCCGCTGAGTGAATCTCAGATGCATGGTGTACAAAAAATATATGATGATCTTATTAAAAATGAGGTACATCAGCTCTGGTAGGGATAAAAGTGAATAAAAAATGGAAGTTCAGCCTCCGAAAGAGGGCTTCCCTTTGACTCCACTATTCCCCCGTGCTAGACTATGTTCCATGAGGAGAGACCGCATGAACAAGAAAATATTGTTTACTTTATTAATTCTTTCTCTGTTTATTGTTATTTCATGTAAATCTGCACCTGAACCCGAAGAAGAACCGGTTGATGAAGCCGTTCCCGAAGAGGTTGTCGAAGAACCCGTTATTGAAAGCGGCCAGGGTCAGCAGCCTGTAATAAAACCCGAACCCGAATCTGAAGAACCTGTTATTGAGGCTGTTTCTCAGGAAGAACTTGCACTAGCTAAACAGGCTCTGGAAAGAGCAGAAATGGTAGAAGGCTCACGTTTTGCACCGGATCTTATGAAAGAAGCCTATGCCGATATGAAGAGAGCCGAAGAACTGGCCGAAAGCGATCCCGAGCAGTCCAGAGTCCTTCTGGCAGGGGTCATAGAAAAAGGTGATAAAGCTTTTAAGCTTGGTAAGAGCGGACTCAAAGATGAAGCCTATGCAGCCCTGGATTCCTGGG harbors:
- a CDS encoding aldo/keto reductase, with the translated sequence MKKRTLGKTGYKISEIGLGTWQLGGRWGDPYKEKSAQAILESAVENGLNFIDTADVYNDGMSEESIGTFLKSQKDRIYVATKCGRQINPHVSEGYSPEVLTRYVEDSLKRLQLETLDLIQLHCPPTQVYYRPEIFETFDRLKEQGKVQNLGVSVEKIEEASKAIEFPNVTSVQLIFNMFRHRPLDWFFDLAAKRNVGIIVRVPLASGLLTGKFSRQSSFTSGDHRNFNRDGKAFDKGETFSGVPYELGLDAVERLKELFGPEMNLAQTALRWILMHPQVSSVIPGASSREQMKGNAAAAAMAPLSESQMHGVQKIYDDLIKNEVHQLW